Genomic segment of Bacteroidota bacterium:
AGCAAATTTATCAATATTTACATACTGATTTAGGTTCGTTAAAGCATCCAATTGTAATAAGGTAATCATGTTATTCAACCTGTTATAAAAGGTGGAAACATCAACTTTGATTGAACGTTCTTTTCTAAGTGGCTTGGTATAGGTATAATTGAGTTGTATATTATTTGAACGTTCGGCTTTTAAACTTTCATTCCCCAAAACTATATGATTTGCATCCACAAAGTTAAAGGTAAGTTCTTTGAGCGTAGGTGCACGAAATCCTTTACTAGCTGAGAATCGGATAACATTATTCTTGTTCAACTGATAACGCATACCAAGCATTGGCGTAACAGGGGCTGAAAAACGTGTATTATAAGCAAACCTAAACCCGATTTTTATATCCAAATTTTTGGTGGGCTTATATTCATTATTAAAAAACAAAGCATAATCATTGATATAGTTTTTTGCTCCTCCAAATCTTTTACCTGCGGCATGATCGGAGTTTATATCATAACCGAATTGGCTGGTGTAGTTCCCTTTTTTATTTTGCCTGATATAATTCCCTCTTAACTGCAACAAAGCAAAGCGAGTAGTGTCCTGGTTTTCCTTATTGCCAGATAGTATCGTTTTCCCATCCACCAAATCTTTTACGTATTCATTATGCTTGCGTTGGTAGAAACTATATGAATTTAAAAAACTAAGTGTACCTCTTTTCCCTAATTTTTTATCAATCTGCCATGTTAATTGCGAACGATGCGTAATGAAATGGTCATCTATTCCCTTGGCATCAAAAGGAGTTACATTGGGCGAACCTTTACTTAATAAAAATTCTCTATAATAGTTTGCCGCAATACGGTGTGCTATTTTCCCAGTATTAAAATTATAATATATATTGACAAAATATTGCTCCTTGGGTTTCCATAACATTTGTCTTTTATAGGGGTCTTCATTGGGATCCCAACCATCAAACAGATAACGCCCGAGACTAATCCCTAGTAAAGATTTTCTTATTTTTGTAGTTCCTCCAAAGTCATAGTTATAATTGCCTTTGTTATCGTGATATATATTGGCATTGATATCATACAAATTTTTTGTGCTCTTTTTGGTAATCAAATTCACCACGCCTGCACTCGCATCGGTACCGTATATCACGGACATAGGTCCTTCTATAATTTCGATGCGTTCTATATTATTCAGGTTAATTTGATTCAAATCTATATTGCCATCCAAACGACCAATAATAGGAACACCATCCAACAATATTTTTACTTGACTACCGCTGAGGCCCTGCACGCTAATGCGGCTTCCCAGAACCGCATCCTGGGTGATACGAAAATTAAGCTCGTTGGTAAGTACATCTCTCAAACTAATCGCACCCATTTTATCAATCTTAGCCCTATCTATCACTTTCACTTTTTGCACCGACAAATCAACGGTTGTATTTTTCATTTGCCCTGTTACTATCATAGAGTCTAAGGGTGTTTGAGAATAGGAATCCTCAAATAATAAAAACAAGCAAAGCACCCCAATGAGGTGCTTCGCATGTGATATGTTTTTTTTGTGGTACAAAACTTTTTTAGTTGGCAGTTGACCGTTAGCAGTTGACTCCCCCCGCCGCGGCAAGACTATCGGGATTGCAGAATTGTTCGCCGTAGGCAACTGTAAACTGCTAACTGTTAACTATTGAATCACTAATTTCTCTGTTTGTTGACTATTGCCACATTGAATATTTACTATATATAATCCTTTGCCCAAATTTTCGGTAGGCAGACTATATACATGGAAACCATTATTTTTTGCTTGTTGGTTATATATTAATTTGCCATTTAGGTCATATATATTTATTTGCATAGCACTCAATTTCTCAGTATTCACAAACAATTGTGTGTTTCCATTTGACGGATTGGGTGACAATGTATATACAAATTTATTTTCGTCTACGGTATTGATTGCCGTATTTAGAGTCAACATTTTTTGCGTAGCAAATGCAACTTTTCCATTGGCACCGCCCCCAAAACCAGTGAACTTTAATTTATATATTTCGTAGGTAACTGTTGCATTCGATTCTACATTTGAATTAAGCACTACATATGTTAACGAATCGCC
This window contains:
- a CDS encoding TonB-dependent receptor, which codes for MYHKKNISHAKHLIGVLCLFLLFEDSYSQTPLDSMIVTGQMKNTTVDLSVQKVKVIDRAKIDKMGAISLRDVLTNELNFRITQDAVLGSRISVQGLSGSQVKILLDGVPIIGRLDGNIDLNQINLNNIERIEIIEGPMSVIYGTDASAGVVNLITKKSTKNLYDINANIYHDNKGNYNYDFGGTTKIRKSLLGISLGRYLFDGWDPNEDPYKRQMLWKPKEQYFVNIYYNFNTGKIAHRIAANYYREFLLSKGSPNVTPFDAKGIDDHFITHRSQLTWQIDKKLGKRGTLSFLNSYSFYQRKHNEYVKDLVDGKTILSGNKENQDTTRFALLQLRGNYIRQNKKGNYTSQFGYDINSDHAAGKRFGGAKNYINDYALFFNNEYKPTKNLDIKIGFRFAYNTRFSAPVTPMLGMRYQLNKNNVIRFSASKGFRAPTLKELTFNFVDANHIVLGNESLKAERSNNIQLNYTYTKPLRKERSIKVDVSTFYNRLNNMITLLQLDALTNLNQYVNIDKFASKGGTLQLAYHSPKFTIRTGISKTGLNNYFNQSDKFFYYNEINFSSDYKFKKYNSSISLFYKINGKQQRYIYDEYNNIAVAYINPWQWMDVSFNKKFAKQHIKLIAGIKNLLNVTSVNSTMKEGSHTQSGSSPVGMGRVFFITFKYDFSKILKS